The Anaerolineae bacterium genome contains a region encoding:
- a CDS encoding sugar phosphate isomerase/epimerase, whose translation MTRIPIALQLYSVREECARDLPGTLAAIAKMGYEGVEFAGYYGYSAAELRKMLDDLGLKVAGTHISLDTLLGDNLPKTIEFNRTLGNRFLIVPGLPEERRNSRAAWLQTARLFNEIAERVAPEGMLVGYHNHHIEFVPMDGELPWDTFFSNTRQDVIMQLDTGNAMYGGADPVPFLERYPGRALTVHIKEFSRTNDKALIGEGDVRWNDVFRLCETVGGTQWYIVEQESYAYSPLECVDRCIKALKAMGK comes from the coding sequence ATGACTCGAATCCCAATTGCATTGCAGTTGTATTCCGTGCGCGAGGAGTGCGCCAGGGACCTACCTGGCACCCTGGCGGCCATCGCCAAAATGGGCTATGAAGGGGTCGAGTTCGCCGGCTATTACGGTTATTCGGCGGCCGAGCTACGCAAGATGCTGGATGACCTTGGCCTGAAGGTCGCCGGCACGCATATCAGCTTGGACACCCTGTTGGGAGATAACCTACCAAAGACCATCGAGTTCAACCGCACGCTGGGCAATCGCTTTCTTATCGTCCCTGGCTTGCCGGAAGAGCGGCGCAACTCGCGCGCAGCCTGGCTGCAAACGGCTCGTCTCTTCAACGAAATCGCCGAGAGGGTGGCCCCTGAAGGGATGCTCGTCGGCTATCACAACCACCATATCGAGTTCGTGCCCATGGACGGCGAGCTACCCTGGGATACCTTCTTCAGCAATACTCGTCAAGATGTAATCATGCAGCTCGACACCGGCAACGCGATGTATGGTGGGGCCGACCCGGTCCCCTTCCTTGAGCGCTATCCGGGGCGAGCGCTTACCGTGCACATCAAGGAGTTCTCCCGCACCAATGACAAGGCGCTAATCGGCGAGGGCGATGTCCGCTGGAATGATGTCTTTCGGCTGTGCGAGACCGTCGGGGGAACCCAGTGGTACATCGTCGAACAGGAGAGCTACGCTTACTCGCCCTTGGAGTGCGTAGATCGCTGTATAAAAGCCTTGAAAGCGATGGGGAAATAG
- a CDS encoding peptidoglycan bridge formation glycyltransferase FemA/FemB family protein, whose amino-acid sequence MTLSCLSTLDRTLTDSTWDAFLAHRPDVHILQHRLWGELKARFGWRAERVAIARQGQVLAGAQILFRRLPWGQTLAYIPKGPIIPWEEMSLVRELQQALIATARRLHAALLLIEPDLPDDPQASARLAALGWRPSHRSVQPRSTIVIGLDGDDETLLGRMKPKWRYNVRLAARKGVTVRMGTPADLPAVYALMQETARRDRFAIHVADYYAAAYGLFVPAGLAAWLLAEHEDRLLAAIVTFAHGERAWYFWGASASEGRSLMPNHALQWAAMRWARDRGCRAYDLWGVPDEVGRNPEAYATSAIEPSDGLWGVYRFKQGFGGRVVRFVGAWERPLSPMGYALYRLGLRLRRVTE is encoded by the coding sequence GTGACTCTATCGTGCCTTTCGACCCTAGATCGTACGCTGACCGATTCGACCTGGGACGCTTTCCTTGCGCATCGTCCCGATGTGCACATCCTTCAGCATCGCCTGTGGGGCGAGCTGAAGGCGCGCTTCGGCTGGCGCGCCGAGCGAGTGGCCATCGCTCGTCAGGGTCAGGTTCTCGCCGGCGCGCAGATCCTCTTCCGCCGCCTCCCCTGGGGACAAACGCTGGCTTACATCCCGAAAGGCCCCATCATTCCCTGGGAGGAGATGTCCCTCGTCCGCGAGCTTCAACAAGCCCTGATCGCCACAGCCCGTCGCCTTCACGCGGCCCTTCTGCTGATCGAGCCAGACCTTCCCGACGATCCACAGGCGAGCGCTCGGTTGGCCGCGCTGGGCTGGCGCCCTTCCCATCGCTCGGTGCAGCCCCGCAGCACCATCGTAATCGGCCTGGACGGCGACGACGAGACGCTATTAGGGCGCATGAAGCCCAAGTGGCGATATAACGTGCGCCTAGCCGCGCGCAAGGGCGTGACGGTGCGCATGGGCACGCCGGCTGACCTCCCGGCCGTGTACGCGCTGATGCAGGAGACGGCCCGGCGCGATCGTTTCGCCATCCACGTGGCCGATTACTACGCAGCAGCATATGGGCTGTTCGTCCCCGCCGGGCTGGCGGCCTGGCTGCTGGCCGAACATGAGGATCGGCTGCTGGCAGCGATCGTGACTTTTGCCCATGGCGAGCGAGCCTGGTACTTCTGGGGCGCATCGGCCAGCGAAGGGCGTTCTCTGATGCCCAATCACGCGCTGCAGTGGGCGGCCATGCGCTGGGCGCGCGATCGCGGCTGCCGGGCATACGACCTGTGGGGCGTTCCCGATGAAGTCGGCCGAAACCCCGAGGCCTATGCTACCTCCGCCATTGAGCCGAGCGACGGGCTGTGGGGGGTCTACCGATTCAAACAGGGGTTCGGCGGACGCGTGGTACGCTTCGTGGGCGCGTGGGAACGTCCCCTCTCGCCGATGGGTTATGCGCTCTATCGGCTAGGGCTACGCTTGCGGCGGGTGACCGAGTGA
- a CDS encoding Uma2 family endonuclease, producing the protein MSVPTAEKKRLWTYEELAAELPETNRLTELWDGELVMPPSPTPLHQEIVARLARALGDFVSRRHLGWVYFAPLDVVLTERRVVQPDILYVSQAKRAIIQDQIRGVPDLIIEVVSAGSWRQDRIDKKALYEQFSVTEYWIVDPEAQTIEVYALEQGAYRLIGRFQPGEQARSQLLPGFEIAVDEVVKGAS; encoded by the coding sequence ATGAGCGTTCCAACGGCTGAGAAAAAACGGCTGTGGACCTACGAGGAGTTAGCCGCTGAACTGCCTGAGACAAATCGCCTGACCGAGCTATGGGATGGAGAGCTGGTGATGCCGCCTTCCCCGACCCCTCTCCACCAGGAAATCGTCGCCCGCCTGGCCCGTGCCCTAGGCGACTTCGTATCGCGGCGCCACTTGGGATGGGTGTACTTTGCCCCGCTCGATGTTGTCTTGACCGAGCGACGGGTCGTTCAACCAGACATCCTTTATGTGTCTCAGGCCAAGCGCGCCATCATCCAGGATCAGATCCGAGGCGTTCCTGATCTGATTATCGAGGTGGTGTCGGCTGGGAGTTGGAGACAGGATCGCATTGACAAAAAGGCTTTGTATGAGCAGTTTAGCGTTACTGAGTATTGGATCGTAGATCCTGAAGCCCAGACGATCGAGGTCTATGCTCTGGAACAGGGGGCTTATCGGTTGATAGGCCGTTTTCAGCCAGGGGAGCAGGCAAGGTCTCAGCTCCTGCCAGGCTTTGAGATCGCTGTAGATGAGGTAGTGAAAGGGGCATCGTAG
- a CDS encoding 2'-5' RNA ligase family protein has protein sequence MIESVDGRLYVIGKPPEPTLSVLRDLFMQLATESGGTPLLEPHLTIQTIYGLHLAQIVQERIELIVRGLSPIDVRAGGLVAFALRAPRQRLVIPVEKTAALQHIYQAIAAEVEELGVPTQPFDLATWQPHITAVEGEWPDIEHVVQRLAPRVPDIRFLVDRLWVSVQQAPGVWVELGVWPLRGRWPEH, from the coding sequence GTGATCGAAAGCGTTGACGGTAGGCTCTACGTCATCGGCAAGCCACCAGAGCCCACCCTCTCCGTCCTCCGCGACTTGTTCATGCAATTGGCAACGGAGAGCGGCGGCACACCTCTTCTTGAGCCGCATCTGACCATCCAGACCATCTATGGGTTGCATCTAGCGCAGATCGTTCAGGAGCGGATTGAGCTCATCGTCCGCGGCCTTTCTCCGATTGATGTCCGCGCTGGTGGATTGGTTGCCTTTGCGCTGCGGGCTCCCAGGCAACGGTTGGTCATCCCCGTCGAGAAGACGGCCGCTCTTCAGCATATCTACCAGGCTATTGCCGCGGAGGTAGAGGAACTGGGCGTGCCGACCCAGCCTTTCGATCTGGCGACGTGGCAACCGCACATCACGGCCGTTGAAGGAGAATGGCCGGATATCGAGCACGTGGTCCAACGGTTAGCTCCGCGCGTGCCTGATATCCGTTTCCTAGTAGATCGGCTCTGGGTGAGCGTGCAACAAGCACCCGGCGTGTGGGTGGAATTGGGGGTCTGGCCGCTGCGCGGCCGATGGCCCGAACATTGA
- the ligA gene encoding NAD-dependent DNA ligase LigA — MTESVAERIARLRDLIRYHAYRYYVLDAPEISDAEYDALFRELQRLEAEHPELITPDSPTQRVGGEPLDRFEKVTHPVPMLSLSNAFGPEELRAWHERVLRLLPPELASELAYTVEPKVDGLTVVLHYEDGLFTLGATRGDGWVGEDITANLRTVPAVPLRIPVVGNGQPPRRLVVRGEAYMPRDAFERMNAELAARGERTFANPRNAAAGSLRQLDPRVTASRPLSLWAYQVVLVEGGEVLRSQWEALEYLRRMGFPVNPHNRRFEDFQSVVDYCEEWEPKRRQLNYDTDGLVIKIDQFATQERLGYVGNAPRWAIAYKYPSEEAVTRLLEIGVNVGRTGTLNPYAVLEPVRVGGVIVRNATLHNEDYIIEKDIRVGDMVVVKRAGEVIPQVVRSLEELRTGNERVWRMPDRCPVCHEPVVRPEGEVAYYCMNAACPAQLVRLVEHFVSRGAMDIEGIGSKQAELFVAKGLIHDVADIFYLRPEQLLKLEGYKEKRVQNLMNGIQAARDRPLARLLTALGIKFVGSAVAETLARHYRSIDALMQASVDELTQIEGIGPRIAQSVVDWFSRESNRRVIEKLKAAGVRTADEAPATPMAEGPLPLAGKTFVITGTLPTMSREAATEFIIRHGGKVTNSVSRKTDYLVVGSAPGSKLQRAQELGVPIIDEAGLLKLAGQT, encoded by the coding sequence ATGACGGAATCGGTAGCTGAACGGATCGCACGCCTGCGCGATCTGATCCGCTATCACGCCTATCGCTACTACGTCCTAGACGCGCCGGAGATCAGCGATGCTGAGTATGACGCGCTGTTCCGCGAGCTGCAACGCCTGGAGGCAGAACATCCAGAGCTCATCACGCCAGACTCGCCCACGCAGCGGGTGGGCGGAGAACCGCTGGATCGTTTCGAGAAGGTCACTCACCCGGTGCCGATGCTGAGCCTCTCCAACGCGTTTGGTCCCGAGGAGCTGCGCGCCTGGCACGAGCGAGTGCTGCGCCTTCTGCCACCCGAACTCGCCTCTGAGTTGGCATACACCGTCGAGCCGAAGGTTGACGGGTTGACTGTGGTCTTACACTACGAAGACGGCCTCTTCACGCTAGGGGCCACCCGCGGCGACGGTTGGGTGGGCGAAGACATCACGGCGAACCTGCGTACTGTGCCGGCCGTGCCCTTGCGCATCCCCGTCGTCGGAAACGGCCAACCCCCACGCCGGTTGGTTGTGCGCGGCGAGGCCTACATGCCGCGCGATGCCTTCGAGCGCATGAACGCGGAGTTGGCTGCTCGCGGCGAGCGCACGTTTGCCAATCCCCGCAATGCCGCCGCCGGCTCGCTGCGCCAGCTCGACCCGCGCGTCACCGCCTCTCGCCCGCTCAGCCTGTGGGCATATCAAGTGGTGTTGGTGGAAGGCGGCGAGGTGTTGCGCTCGCAGTGGGAGGCGTTGGAGTACCTGCGACGGATGGGGTTTCCAGTGAATCCGCATAACCGGCGCTTCGAGGACTTCCAATCTGTCGTAGACTACTGCGAGGAGTGGGAGCCTAAACGTCGCCAGCTCAACTACGATACCGACGGCCTTGTGATCAAGATTGACCAGTTCGCCACCCAAGAACGCTTAGGGTACGTGGGCAACGCGCCGCGTTGGGCCATAGCCTATAAGTACCCGTCAGAGGAGGCGGTCACCCGGCTGTTGGAGATCGGGGTGAACGTTGGCCGCACGGGGACGTTGAACCCCTATGCTGTGCTCGAGCCAGTGCGGGTAGGTGGCGTCATCGTGCGTAATGCCACCTTGCATAACGAGGACTACATCATCGAAAAGGACATCCGCGTCGGCGACATGGTGGTAGTGAAGCGGGCCGGCGAGGTGATCCCGCAGGTGGTGCGCTCGCTAGAGGAGCTGCGTACCGGCAACGAGCGCGTGTGGCGCATGCCCGATCGCTGCCCGGTATGCCATGAACCGGTGGTGCGCCCCGAAGGCGAAGTGGCATACTACTGCATGAACGCGGCCTGTCCGGCCCAGCTCGTGCGGCTGGTCGAACATTTCGTCTCGCGCGGGGCGATGGATATCGAGGGGATCGGATCGAAGCAGGCCGAGCTGTTCGTGGCCAAAGGGCTGATTCATGATGTGGCGGATATCTTCTACCTGCGGCCAGAGCAGCTGCTGAAGCTGGAGGGATACAAAGAGAAGCGCGTTCAGAACCTGATGAATGGAATCCAGGCGGCCAGAGACCGGCCGCTGGCGCGCCTGCTGACGGCGTTGGGGATCAAATTCGTGGGCAGCGCGGTGGCAGAAACTCTCGCCCGGCATTACCGCTCGATCGACGCGTTGATGCAGGCCTCAGTAGATGAACTCACGCAGATCGAAGGGATCGGCCCTCGTATTGCGCAGAGCGTGGTGGACTGGTTCTCACGTGAGTCGAATCGGCGGGTGATCGAGAAGCTGAAGGCTGCCGGCGTACGCACGGCTGATGAGGCGCCGGCCACGCCTATGGCCGAAGGGCCGCTCCCCCTGGCAGGCAAGACCTTCGTGATCACCGGCACGCTCCCAACGATGAGCCGAGAGGCTGCCACTGAGTTCATCATCCGACACGGCGGCAAAGTCACTAACTCCGTCAGCCGCAAAACCGATTATCTGGTGGTTGGCTCGGCGCCAGGGAGCAAACTGCAACGCGCTCAGGAGTTGGGGGTTCCTATCATTGATGAAGCCGGGCTGCTGAAGCTGGCCGGCCAGACCTGA
- a CDS encoding TIGR00300 family protein, protein MTPNHHPFSETIVLNGHIIDSLILPRVMDAIMDLGGDFNVEEIRVGRHKQEPSHARLRVFADSEQQMRQILDTLQGLGAQILDGGDVRTEPAPVDGAAPEDFYSTTNLPTQVRLNGRWVDVRGIEMDLVIVVDRERGEAYTKPIADIKAGELIAVGHEGIRVIPMEREREQELFSFMRSAVSSERPNALAIANVAKVMREIRMAGGKILFVVGPAIIHSGAGEYLARLIRHGYVQVLFGGNAIAVHDVESQLYGTSLGIDLKSGLPVPGGHRNHMRAINAIRRVGSLEKAVEIGLLRSGVMYEAIRHKVQMVLAGSIRDDGPMPGVISDMMEAQRRMREALEGVEMAIMVATMLHSIATGNLLPAHVKVVVVDINPATVTKLADRGTFQAVGMVTDAELFLRELVEALDLPES, encoded by the coding sequence ATGACACCCAATCATCATCCGTTTTCGGAAACGATCGTCCTGAACGGTCATATCATTGATTCACTGATCCTGCCACGCGTGATGGATGCCATCATGGACTTAGGCGGCGACTTCAATGTAGAGGAGATCCGCGTCGGCCGACACAAGCAGGAGCCCAGCCACGCTCGGCTGCGCGTCTTCGCGGACAGCGAGCAGCAGATGCGCCAGATCCTGGACACGCTGCAGGGACTGGGCGCGCAGATTCTGGATGGCGGAGATGTTCGAACCGAGCCGGCCCCTGTAGACGGCGCCGCCCCCGAGGATTTCTATTCCACCACTAACCTGCCGACGCAGGTACGGCTGAACGGGCGCTGGGTGGATGTGCGGGGCATCGAGATGGACTTGGTGATCGTGGTAGACCGCGAGCGAGGTGAGGCTTACACCAAACCCATCGCCGACATTAAGGCTGGCGAACTCATCGCCGTCGGGCATGAAGGCATCCGCGTAATCCCAATGGAGCGCGAGCGCGAACAGGAGTTGTTCAGTTTCATGCGCTCGGCTGTCTCGTCCGAGCGGCCGAACGCCCTGGCCATCGCTAATGTGGCCAAGGTGATGCGCGAGATACGGATGGCCGGCGGCAAGATCCTCTTTGTGGTCGGCCCGGCCATCATCCACAGCGGCGCTGGCGAATACCTGGCCCGCCTCATCCGCCACGGGTACGTGCAGGTGCTCTTCGGTGGGAACGCCATTGCCGTGCACGACGTAGAGTCCCAGCTATATGGCACCTCGCTGGGCATAGACCTGAAAAGCGGGCTGCCGGTGCCCGGTGGGCATCGCAACCATATGCGTGCCATCAACGCCATCCGGCGCGTGGGATCGCTGGAAAAGGCGGTAGAGATCGGGCTGTTGCGCTCTGGCGTGATGTATGAGGCGATCCGACATAAGGTCCAGATGGTGCTGGCCGGCTCCATCCGGGACGATGGCCCCATGCCCGGGGTGATCTCGGACATGATGGAAGCGCAACGGCGGATGCGGGAAGCGCTGGAAGGGGTGGAGATGGCGATCATGGTTGCTACCATGTTGCACTCCATCGCCACCGGCAACCTGTTGCCCGCCCACGTCAAGGTGGTCGTGGTGGATATCAACCCGGCTACGGTCACTAAGCTGGCCGATCGAGGAACGTTTCAAGCAGTAGGCATGGTTACCGACGCTGAGCTGTTCCTGCGCGAGCTGGTGGAAGCGCTCGATCTACCAGAATCGTAA
- a CDS encoding SH3 domain-containing protein, with protein sequence MTDKLRSPSSESEEEEPQEETPEGRDLGPETELEATSEPRPVYGRPAERRLGREIPLWAVGVAALTVVAIIALLFSALGEGEPPGTPTPDATALAQAATATAMAVTPTPIPPTPTPTPVPKPTLGPGVKAMVVNSNPEGLVVRSGPGRGNPIRTVVRDGTVLEILPKPGDVNEYPVSADGYRWWRVRTETDLVGWVAQGDEVQLWLEPLSANPTPTRSPQ encoded by the coding sequence ATGACTGACAAACTCCGCTCTCCTTCGTCGGAATCTGAGGAAGAGGAGCCACAAGAGGAGACCCCAGAGGGCAGGGACTTGGGCCCGGAAACCGAGCTAGAAGCCACATCAGAGCCGCGCCCGGTTTACGGCCGGCCAGCCGAACGCCGCCTGGGGCGAGAGATCCCGCTATGGGCAGTGGGCGTGGCCGCTTTGACTGTCGTCGCCATTATCGCTCTATTGTTCTCAGCCCTCGGCGAAGGTGAGCCGCCAGGGACCCCCACTCCCGATGCGACGGCGCTAGCTCAAGCCGCCACCGCCACAGCTATGGCCGTCACGCCTACCCCGATCCCTCCTACTCCTACACCCACCCCCGTACCTAAGCCAACCCTGGGCCCGGGTGTCAAAGCGATGGTCGTCAACAGCAACCCAGAAGGGCTCGTCGTCCGGAGCGGGCCGGGTCGGGGCAATCCCATCCGGACCGTGGTCAGGGATGGTACGGTGCTGGAGATCCTGCCCAAGCCTGGGGACGTCAACGAGTATCCGGTAAGCGCGGACGGATACCGGTGGTGGCGTGTGCGCACCGAGACGGATTTGGTCGGCTGGGTGGCCCAAGGGGACGAGGTCCAGTTGTGGCTGGAGCCACTTTCCGCCAACCCCACACCGACTCGATCGCCCCAATAA
- the polX gene encoding DNA polymerase/3'-5' exonuclease PolX: protein MDQAPSNRQIAAILRRIGDILDIQGENRFKVLAYRRAADNIEALPRDLADYWREGRLREIPGIGEALTEKLDELLRTGRMTYLEKLEQQVPSGVVDMLQIPEVGPKTARLVWEKLGITSIQQLQAAAEAGRLRQLPGMGAKSEQKILAGIQALARRSQRVPIGQARPLAMALLAGLQAAVPGLTRVSVAGSLRRWRETIGDLDLLVAVEDPEPVMEAFVHLPEVAEVLLRGNTKTSIRTRDGIQADLRVVSPKHWGTALQYFTGSQAHNIALRERALKRGFSLSEYSLKRADGRELFCESEEEVYELLGLPWIPPELRENRGEIEAAAEGRLPNLIELSQLQGELHSHSTWSDGTVTIEEMAEAARARGYRYLVITDHSGSLGVTGGLSAERLREQRAEIDRLNRRWSDFRLLQGAEVEVRADGTLDYPDEVLATLDCVVASLHTGLRQDRDQITARALAAVRNPHVDVLGHPSGRLLGRREESAVDLEVVLQAAAETGIAIEVNAHPARLDLDDVHVHRAMELGVPIVINCDAHSPADFDFIVYGVATARRGWATPDRVLNTLPLDELERWLRNRRKLR from the coding sequence ATGGATCAAGCGCCCAGCAACCGGCAGATCGCGGCGATCTTGCGTCGCATTGGTGATATCCTGGATATCCAAGGGGAGAACCGCTTCAAGGTGCTCGCCTATCGGCGCGCCGCGGACAACATCGAGGCGTTGCCGCGCGACCTGGCCGATTACTGGCGCGAAGGCCGCTTGCGCGAGATCCCGGGGATCGGTGAAGCCCTCACCGAGAAGCTGGATGAGTTGCTGCGCACCGGCCGCATGACCTATCTGGAAAAGCTAGAGCAGCAGGTGCCATCCGGCGTGGTGGACATGCTCCAAATCCCAGAGGTGGGCCCTAAGACGGCGCGCCTGGTCTGGGAAAAACTGGGCATTACCTCGATCCAGCAGCTCCAAGCTGCGGCCGAGGCCGGCAGGCTTCGCCAACTGCCGGGCATGGGCGCCAAAAGCGAACAGAAGATCCTGGCAGGCATCCAGGCGCTAGCACGGCGCAGCCAGCGCGTCCCCATCGGCCAGGCGCGTCCACTGGCAATGGCGCTGCTGGCCGGGCTTCAGGCTGCCGTGCCGGGATTGACCCGGGTGAGTGTGGCCGGCTCGCTCCGCCGCTGGCGAGAGACGATCGGGGACCTAGACCTACTGGTTGCCGTGGAGGATCCCGAGCCGGTGATGGAGGCCTTCGTTCACCTACCCGAAGTGGCCGAGGTGCTGTTGCGCGGCAACACCAAGACCTCCATCCGCACGCGCGATGGCATCCAAGCGGACCTGCGCGTCGTCTCGCCCAAGCACTGGGGCACCGCCTTGCAGTACTTCACCGGCTCCCAGGCGCACAACATCGCCTTGCGCGAGCGGGCATTAAAACGCGGGTTCAGCCTGAGTGAGTACTCGCTCAAACGCGCCGACGGCCGCGAGCTATTCTGCGAGAGCGAAGAAGAGGTATATGAACTGCTAGGGCTGCCCTGGATTCCCCCGGAGCTGCGGGAGAACCGTGGGGAGATCGAGGCGGCGGCTGAGGGAAGGTTGCCCAACCTGATCGAGCTGAGCCAGTTGCAGGGTGAGCTACACTCCCATTCCACCTGGAGCGACGGTACAGTGACCATCGAAGAGATGGCCGAGGCTGCGCGCGCGCGCGGATATCGCTATCTCGTCATCACCGATCACAGCGGAAGCCTGGGCGTCACCGGCGGTTTGAGCGCAGAACGGCTGCGCGAACAGCGGGCCGAGATCGACCGATTAAACCGGCGATGGTCGGATTTCCGCCTGCTCCAGGGCGCCGAGGTGGAGGTGCGCGCGGATGGCACGCTGGATTATCCGGACGAAGTGCTGGCCACGTTGGACTGCGTAGTGGCTTCCCTGCACACAGGACTGCGGCAAGATCGCGACCAGATCACGGCGCGAGCCTTGGCCGCAGTGCGAAATCCCCATGTGGATGTGTTGGGACATCCGTCCGGCCGGCTGCTTGGCCGCCGCGAGGAGAGCGCAGTAGACTTAGAGGTGGTATTGCAGGCCGCAGCCGAAACTGGGATCGCCATCGAGGTTAACGCTCATCCCGCCCGGCTCGACCTAGACGATGTACATGTCCACCGGGCGATGGAACTGGGCGTGCCCATCGTCATCAACTGCGATGCGCACAGCCCGGCCGATTTCGACTTCATCGTCTACGGCGTCGCCACTGCCCGGCGCGGCTGGGCGACGCCGGATCGCGTGCTCAATACGCTCCCGCTGGACGAGCTGGAGAGGTGGCTGCGAAACAGGAGGAAACTGCGATGA
- a CDS encoding CpXC domain-containing protein, which produces MFAKQRIQVRCPGCGASFVTEVHNIIDVGQEPALKQLFLTGRLNSAACPSCGMSISLATPLLYHDPAKEFVGVFVPAQANLSEPERQKRIGDLTNLLMTRLPPEQRKAYLLQPRQFLTLQSMMEAILQADGITREMMEAQRQRLNLLQQLMQAAANPERLRALVAEHDEKLDEEFFELAATLTESMAAEGDERAAQQLTAFIQTLMGMSSLGRKIRAQQEILAGLNKHTTREEILERLIKAKEDAAIEALVAVARPLMDYPFFLLLSQRIEQSEKHKDHAEAQRLRALRDRVLELQRQQDEATRAVMEEATQLLRAVLESENPAVVLRARKAEIGEPFLAVLMANIEAAQRQGAVAAARRLTEIWKMALEILEEDLPSDLRLINRLLREEYPERTRQLLMENRSELDQDLVESMRVMAEGLRAQGQEDMARRLENIRAQALLML; this is translated from the coding sequence ATGTTTGCGAAACAGAGGATCCAGGTTCGTTGCCCCGGTTGCGGCGCCTCCTTTGTGACGGAGGTCCATAACATCATTGATGTGGGCCAGGAGCCAGCGTTGAAGCAATTGTTTCTGACCGGCCGGCTGAACTCCGCCGCCTGCCCCTCGTGTGGGATGTCCATCTCGCTGGCCACGCCTTTGCTCTACCACGACCCGGCCAAGGAATTTGTGGGCGTCTTCGTGCCCGCCCAGGCGAACCTGTCAGAGCCGGAGCGACAAAAGCGCATCGGCGATCTGACCAACCTCCTGATGACCCGTCTGCCCCCTGAACAGCGCAAGGCTTATCTACTCCAGCCGCGGCAGTTCCTGACATTGCAGAGCATGATGGAGGCCATTCTGCAGGCCGATGGGATCACCCGTGAGATGATGGAAGCCCAGCGCCAGCGACTGAACCTGCTCCAGCAGCTCATGCAAGCAGCGGCCAACCCCGAACGTCTGCGCGCACTCGTCGCCGAGCATGATGAGAAGCTTGACGAGGAATTTTTCGAGCTGGCCGCTACGCTAACTGAGAGCATGGCTGCCGAGGGCGATGAGCGTGCTGCGCAGCAGCTCACGGCATTTATTCAGACGTTGATGGGGATGAGCAGCCTAGGCCGTAAGATCCGGGCGCAACAGGAGATCCTGGCTGGCCTGAATAAACACACCACTCGTGAGGAGATCCTGGAGCGCTTGATCAAAGCCAAGGAGGATGCTGCCATCGAAGCATTGGTAGCTGTGGCGAGGCCGCTGATGGATTATCCCTTCTTCCTGTTGCTCTCACAGCGGATTGAGCAGTCCGAAAAACATAAGGACCACGCTGAGGCGCAACGGCTGCGCGCGCTGCGTGATCGCGTGCTAGAGCTGCAGCGCCAACAAGATGAGGCCACGCGGGCCGTTATGGAGGAGGCCACCCAACTGCTTAGGGCTGTCCTGGAAAGCGAGAACCCAGCAGTGGTCCTACGAGCGCGCAAGGCGGAGATCGGGGAGCCCTTCCTAGCGGTGTTGATGGCTAATATCGAGGCGGCTCAGCGCCAGGGCGCGGTGGCCGCCGCACGCCGTCTAACGGAGATTTGGAAGATGGCGTTGGAGATTCTGGAGGAAGATTTGCCTTCTGATTTACGCCTGATCAACCGTCTGTTGCGGGAAGAATATCCCGAGCGCACGCGTCAACTGCTCATGGAAAACCGGAGCGAGCTGGACCAGGATCTGGTCGAGTCCATGCGGGTGATGGCCGAGGGACTGCGTGCACAGGGGCAAGAGGACATGGCCAGACGGCTGGAGAACATTCGCGCCCAGGCGCTACTCATGCTCTGA